A genome region from Nicotiana tabacum cultivar K326 chromosome 13, ASM71507v2, whole genome shotgun sequence includes the following:
- the LOC107803616 gene encoding uncharacterized protein LOC107803616 isoform X1, with protein sequence MSASSKFDLSSSSPDRPLYASGQRGSYAPASLDRSGSFRENMENPILSSLPNMTRSTSTVTRTDAVNFFQCLRFDPKAMVTDHKLNRNIDFKRLTSLALGVPVEDSPLVSSKGKLFPSPSAEEARRLKAGLRESCTKARERVKIFTECLSVLNKCFPSIPSRKRSRSDSLSNDRHVTLFPSDRSVSGTSIGKTGTQSHCTVSSYELEQQKSEERVKTAAPNKRTRTSMADVRPDVRANTPTRPAGNMDRDREILRLPNGSTIQGEDRTSSIAAEGWEKSRMKKKRSGIKSDATGSITTKPIDGHREPKQGVQPRLPSDSRSRFTDTHGFRHGLAPGAAGKADGATQHVTLGVRSSLSKIDQDNHLHLLDGRDRPLGSEKERVNLKAVSNTMKAAARQEFTSPSPTSSTKLNSATRAPRSGSGVAPKLSPPVQRAAAANDWEISQCTNKLPSAVGAGNRKRNPSTRSSSPPVAQWASQRPQKISRPARRNNFPIVPNNDEISTLDTTSDVLRNERHLSSSSPQQKLKSDVFSPAVSETEELGAAEVKSKDKSKRSDEVDEKAGNVQKMSTLLLPPRKNKVVSGQDFGDGIRRQGRSGRGFTSTRSLMPLMAEKLGNVGTAKQLRTSRHALDKTESKGGRPPTRKLSDRKAYKRQKLATMDAAADFLVGSDDGHEELLAAASAVTNTAQALSSSFWKQMEPIFRFISEMDTAFLRQQINHETNLAAAASVTFDTDASSLISGFGLNEVGGQTNETQSSDLTSEHVVSGKSKPKGISLYQRLLAAIVPEELYCNGKEDLNSNVYRSGFEIEMDSESHTSCGQMLYSSETSRYCASNGYSINANGCSVDNLDYIKADNVTSAFEMGNFSSYDQSQNGLLSEQQTMPGFVCSEYQYNEMSINERLLMEIRCIGIYPDLESDFAETGNEEISAEISKLHEKHHEMVSKKKRMLGKLLNSATQMRELQEKEFEQRALDELVAMAYEKYMSCWGPNAHGMKSASGKMAKQAALAFVKRTLDRCQEFEQTRKSCFSEPLYNDLFLSGISRLSDGQTDSNTDGEAGKSYISTSGCSGEARVSALGTQQSPSLNQDISFEANLPSEASRVKRRELEDVLGTTIGASSGIGGSLLSSAKGKRSERDREGKGNGREALSRNGTTKIGRPASSNVKGERKPKTKPKQKTTQLSTSVNGLFGKISEQPKLLGSSIARSSGISATGNDKTGCNLDELEDPIDLSGLQLPEMDVLGVPDDLGGQGQDIGSWLNIDDDGLQDDDFMGLEIPMDDLSDLNMMV encoded by the exons ATGTCAGCATCTAGTAAATTTGATCTATCTTCCAGTAGTCCAGATAGGCCACTGTATGCCTCTGGGCAGCGTGGATCCTATGCACCTGCTTCACTGGATAGGTCGGGTAGCTTCCGTGAGAACATGGAGAATCCAATCTTATCTTCTCTTCCAAACATGACGAGAAGTACTTCAACAGTAACACGTACAGATGCCGTTAACTTTTTCCAGTGCTTACGTTTTGATCCAAAAGCTATGGTTACTGACCACAAACTTAATCGGAATATTGATTTCAAGCGGCTCACCAGTTTAGCTTTAGGTGTGCCAGTGGAGGATTCTCCATTGGTGTCTTCTAAAGGCAAACTGTTCCCTTCTCCCTCTGCGGAGGAGGCCAGACGGCTGAAGGCTGGTCTTCGTGAAAGCTGCACTAAAGCTAG GGAACGTGTGAAGATATTCACCGAATGTTTATCTGTGCTCAACAAATGCTTTCCAAGCATCCCATCAAGGAAGAGATCTCGGTCTGATTCCCTATCAAATGACCGACACGTTACATTATTCCCAAGTGATCGGTCAGTTTCAGGGACAAGCATTGGTAAAACGGGTACGCAGAGTCATTGTACTGTCAGTAGTTATGAGTTGGAGCAACAAAAGTCTGAAGAAAGAGTTAAAACTGCTGCTCCAAATAAACGCACTCGAACTTCTATGGCGGATGTTAGG CCTGATGTACGGGCAAACACTCCCACAAGGCCGGCTGGGAACATGGATAGAGATAGGGAGATACTGAGGCTTCCAAATGGTAGCACAATTCAGGGAGAAGATCGTACGTCATCCATTGCTGCAGAGGGTTGGGAGAAGTCGAGGATGAAAAAGAAGCGTTCTGGAATAAAATCAGATGCTACTGGCTCCATAACGACAAAACCTATTGATGGCCACAGGGAACCGAAGCAAGGAGTGCAGCCGCGGCTTCCTAGTGATAGCCGATCAAGATTTACTGATACCCATGGCttcag ACATGGGCTTGCTCCTGGTGCTGCTGGAAAAGCTGATGGTGCAACACAGCATGTTACCTTAGGCGTACGTTCTTCCCTGTCTAAGATTGACCAAGATAACCATCTTCATCTCCTAGATGGGAGAGATCGTCCTCTTGGCTCAGAGAAAGAAAGGGTGAATCTCAAAGCAGTCAGCAA TACAATGAAAGCAGCTGCTCGTCAAGAATTCACATCCCCTAGCCCTACATCGAGCACGAAATTGAATTCTGCTACTAGGGCTCCACGATCAGGTTCAGGCGTTGCACCAAAGTTATCTCCTCCGGTTCAGCGCGCAGCTGCTGCAAATGATTGGGAAATCTCTCAATGCACAAACAAACTTCCATCTGCTGTTGGGGCAGGTAATCGCAAGCGCAACCCTTCTACAAGGTCCTCATCACCACCTGTTGCTCAATGGGCCAGCCAAAGGCCCCAGAAGATATCTCGACCCGCAAGAAGGAACAATTTTCCCATTGTTCCGAATAATGACGAAATATCTACCCTGGATACCACAAGCGATGTTCTACGTAATGAGAGACATTTGTCTAGCTCTTCCCCTCAACAGAAGTTAAAAAGCGATGTCTTCTCTCCAGCTGTATCTGAAACTGAGGAATTAGGAGCTGCTGAAGTCAAGTCTAAAGACAAGAGCAAGAGGTCTGACGAAGTGGATGAAAAAGCTGGGAATGTGCAAAAGATGTCAACACTGCTGCTACCGCCAAGGAAAAATAAGGTGGTTAGTGGACAAGACTTTGGAGATGGTATTCGCAGGCAAGGGCGGAGTGGCAGGGGGTTTACCTCCACTAGGTCCCTAATGCCATTGATGGCTGAAAAGCTTGGCAATGTTGGGACTGCAAAACAACTTAGAACCTCTAGACATGCTCTGGACAAGACAGAAAG CAAAGGAGGCAGACCACCTACAAGAAAGCTCTCTGATCGTAAGGCTTATAAACGACAGAAGCTTGCCACGATGGATGCTGCAGCGGATTTTCTAG TTGGTTCAGATGATGGCCATGAAGAGCTATTGGCTGCTGCAAGTGCTGTTACTAACACTG CTCAAGCCCTTTCGAGCTCATTCTGGAAGCAGATGGAGCCAATTTTTCGTTTTATATCTGAAATGGACACAGCCTTTCTGAGGCAACAG ATAAATCATGAGACAAATCTGGCAGCAGCAGCCTCTGTGACTTTTGATACTGATGCTTCCAGTTTAATTAGTGGTTTTGGGTTGAATGAAGTCGGGGGACAGACAAATGAAACACAGAGTTCCGATCTTACCTCAGAACATGTAGTCTCTGGAAAAAGTAAACCCAAGGGTATTTCCTTGTACCAGAGGCTGTTGGCTGCTATAGTACCTGAAGAGCTTTATTGCAATGGAAAGGAAGACCTTAACTCCAATGTTTATCGATCTGGATTTGAAATCGAGATGGATTCAGAATCTCATACTTCCTGTGGGCAGATGTTATATAGCAGTGAAACATCCCGATACTGTGCTTCTAATGGATACAGCATAAATGCTAATGGGTGTTCCGTTGATAATTTGGACTACATTAAGGCCGATAATGTTACATCCGCGTTCGAAATGGGGAATTTTTCAAGCTATGATCAGTCACAAAATGGTCTACTTTCAGAACAACAAACAATGCCTGGCTTTGTTTGTTCCGAGTATCAGTATAATGAGATGTCAATTAATGAGCGGCTTCTCATGGAGATTCGCTGTATCGGAATATATCCGGACCTGGAG TCTGATTTTGCTGAGACTGGAAATGAAGAGATCAGTGCAGAAATTAGTAAATTACATGAGAAACACCATGAAATG GTTTCTAAGAAGAAGAGGATGCTTGGGAAACTGCTGAATTCAGCTACACAGATGAGAGAGTTACAGGAGAA GGAGTTTGAACAGCGTGCTCTTGATGAACTGGTTGCAATGGCATACGAAAAATATATG AGTTGTTGGGGCCCAAATGCTCATGGGATGAAGAGTGCTAGCGGGAAAATGGCCAAGCAAGCTGCCTTAGCTTTTGTCAAGCGAACTTTGGATCGATGCCAAGAATTTGAGCAGACAAGAAAGAGCTGCTTCAGTGAGCCTTTGTATAATGATTTGTTTCTTTCTGGGATATCCCGCCTTAGTGATGGACAAACAGATTCGAACACTGATGGCGAAGCTGGAAAATCTTATATCAGCACATCTGGCTGTTCAGGAGAAGCTAGAGTTTCAG CTTTGGGCACACAGCAGAGCCCATCGCTAAACCAGGATATATCTTTTGAAGCCAATTTACCTTCTGAAGCCAGTAGGGTCAAGCGGAGGGAGTTGGAAGATGTTCTTGGTACTACCATTGGTGCTTCTTCAGGCATAGGTGGTTCACTTTTAAGCAGTGCAAAAGGGAAGAGAAGTGAGAGAGACCGAGAAGGAAAAGGAAATGGCCGAGAGGCATTATCCCGCAATGGAACAACCAAAATTGGTCGACCTGCCTCTTCCAATGTTAAAGGAGAAAGAAAGCCTAAGACAAAACCTAAGCAGAAAACTACTCAGTTATCCACCTCTGTCAATGGCCTTTTTGGCAAGATATCGGAGCAACCTAAATTGCTAGGATCTTCAATAGCAAGGTCAAGTGGTATAAGTGCCACTGGAAATGATAAGACTGGCTGTAACTTGGATGAACTAGAGGATCCCATTGACTTATCCGGCCTGCAACTCCCAGAAATGGATGTTTTAGGTGTCCCTGACGATCTTGGTGGTCAGGGACAGGACATAGGCTCATGGTTGAACATCGATGATGATGGATTACAAGATGATGACTTCATGGGCCTTGAGATTCCCATGGATGATCTGTCAGACTTGAATATGATGGTTTGA
- the LOC107803616 gene encoding uncharacterized protein LOC107803616 isoform X2, with protein MSASSKFDLSSSSPDRPLYASGQRGSYAPASLDRSGSFRENMENPILSSLPNMTRSTSTVTRTDAVNFFQCLRFDPKAMVTDHKLNRNIDFKRLTSLALGVPVEDSPLVSSKGKLFPSPSAEEARRLKAGLRESCTKARERVKIFTECLSVLNKCFPSIPSRKRSRSDSLSNDRHVTLFPSDRSVSGTSIGKTGTQSHCTVSSYELEQQKSEERVKTAAPNKRTRTSMADVRPDVRANTPTRPAGNMDRDREILRLPNGSTIQGEDRTSSIAAEGWEKSRMKKKRSGIKSDATGSITTKPIDGHREPKQGVQPRLPSDSRSRFTDTHGFRHGLAPGAAGKADGATQHVTLGVRSSLSKIDQDNHLHLLDGRDRPLGSEKERVNLKAVSNTMKAAARQEFTSPSPTSSTKLNSATRAPRSGSGVAPKLSPPVQRAAAANDWEISQCTNKLPSAVGAGNRKRNPSTRSSSPPVAQWASQRPQKISRPARRNNFPIVPNNDEISTLDTTSDVLRNERHLSSSSPQQKLKSDVFSPAVSETEELGAAEVKSKDKSKRSDEVDEKAGNVQKMSTLLLPPRKNKVVSGQDFGDGIRRQGRSGRGFTSTRSLMPLMAEKLGNVGTAKQLRTSRHALDKTESKGGRPPTRKLSDRKAYKRQKLATMDAAADFLDDGHEELLAAASAVTNTAQALSSSFWKQMEPIFRFISEMDTAFLRQQINHETNLAAAASVTFDTDASSLISGFGLNEVGGQTNETQSSDLTSEHVVSGKSKPKGISLYQRLLAAIVPEELYCNGKEDLNSNVYRSGFEIEMDSESHTSCGQMLYSSETSRYCASNGYSINANGCSVDNLDYIKADNVTSAFEMGNFSSYDQSQNGLLSEQQTMPGFVCSEYQYNEMSINERLLMEIRCIGIYPDLESDFAETGNEEISAEISKLHEKHHEMVSKKKRMLGKLLNSATQMRELQEKEFEQRALDELVAMAYEKYMSCWGPNAHGMKSASGKMAKQAALAFVKRTLDRCQEFEQTRKSCFSEPLYNDLFLSGISRLSDGQTDSNTDGEAGKSYISTSGCSGEARVSALGTQQSPSLNQDISFEANLPSEASRVKRRELEDVLGTTIGASSGIGGSLLSSAKGKRSERDREGKGNGREALSRNGTTKIGRPASSNVKGERKPKTKPKQKTTQLSTSVNGLFGKISEQPKLLGSSIARSSGISATGNDKTGCNLDELEDPIDLSGLQLPEMDVLGVPDDLGGQGQDIGSWLNIDDDGLQDDDFMGLEIPMDDLSDLNMMV; from the exons ATGTCAGCATCTAGTAAATTTGATCTATCTTCCAGTAGTCCAGATAGGCCACTGTATGCCTCTGGGCAGCGTGGATCCTATGCACCTGCTTCACTGGATAGGTCGGGTAGCTTCCGTGAGAACATGGAGAATCCAATCTTATCTTCTCTTCCAAACATGACGAGAAGTACTTCAACAGTAACACGTACAGATGCCGTTAACTTTTTCCAGTGCTTACGTTTTGATCCAAAAGCTATGGTTACTGACCACAAACTTAATCGGAATATTGATTTCAAGCGGCTCACCAGTTTAGCTTTAGGTGTGCCAGTGGAGGATTCTCCATTGGTGTCTTCTAAAGGCAAACTGTTCCCTTCTCCCTCTGCGGAGGAGGCCAGACGGCTGAAGGCTGGTCTTCGTGAAAGCTGCACTAAAGCTAG GGAACGTGTGAAGATATTCACCGAATGTTTATCTGTGCTCAACAAATGCTTTCCAAGCATCCCATCAAGGAAGAGATCTCGGTCTGATTCCCTATCAAATGACCGACACGTTACATTATTCCCAAGTGATCGGTCAGTTTCAGGGACAAGCATTGGTAAAACGGGTACGCAGAGTCATTGTACTGTCAGTAGTTATGAGTTGGAGCAACAAAAGTCTGAAGAAAGAGTTAAAACTGCTGCTCCAAATAAACGCACTCGAACTTCTATGGCGGATGTTAGG CCTGATGTACGGGCAAACACTCCCACAAGGCCGGCTGGGAACATGGATAGAGATAGGGAGATACTGAGGCTTCCAAATGGTAGCACAATTCAGGGAGAAGATCGTACGTCATCCATTGCTGCAGAGGGTTGGGAGAAGTCGAGGATGAAAAAGAAGCGTTCTGGAATAAAATCAGATGCTACTGGCTCCATAACGACAAAACCTATTGATGGCCACAGGGAACCGAAGCAAGGAGTGCAGCCGCGGCTTCCTAGTGATAGCCGATCAAGATTTACTGATACCCATGGCttcag ACATGGGCTTGCTCCTGGTGCTGCTGGAAAAGCTGATGGTGCAACACAGCATGTTACCTTAGGCGTACGTTCTTCCCTGTCTAAGATTGACCAAGATAACCATCTTCATCTCCTAGATGGGAGAGATCGTCCTCTTGGCTCAGAGAAAGAAAGGGTGAATCTCAAAGCAGTCAGCAA TACAATGAAAGCAGCTGCTCGTCAAGAATTCACATCCCCTAGCCCTACATCGAGCACGAAATTGAATTCTGCTACTAGGGCTCCACGATCAGGTTCAGGCGTTGCACCAAAGTTATCTCCTCCGGTTCAGCGCGCAGCTGCTGCAAATGATTGGGAAATCTCTCAATGCACAAACAAACTTCCATCTGCTGTTGGGGCAGGTAATCGCAAGCGCAACCCTTCTACAAGGTCCTCATCACCACCTGTTGCTCAATGGGCCAGCCAAAGGCCCCAGAAGATATCTCGACCCGCAAGAAGGAACAATTTTCCCATTGTTCCGAATAATGACGAAATATCTACCCTGGATACCACAAGCGATGTTCTACGTAATGAGAGACATTTGTCTAGCTCTTCCCCTCAACAGAAGTTAAAAAGCGATGTCTTCTCTCCAGCTGTATCTGAAACTGAGGAATTAGGAGCTGCTGAAGTCAAGTCTAAAGACAAGAGCAAGAGGTCTGACGAAGTGGATGAAAAAGCTGGGAATGTGCAAAAGATGTCAACACTGCTGCTACCGCCAAGGAAAAATAAGGTGGTTAGTGGACAAGACTTTGGAGATGGTATTCGCAGGCAAGGGCGGAGTGGCAGGGGGTTTACCTCCACTAGGTCCCTAATGCCATTGATGGCTGAAAAGCTTGGCAATGTTGGGACTGCAAAACAACTTAGAACCTCTAGACATGCTCTGGACAAGACAGAAAG CAAAGGAGGCAGACCACCTACAAGAAAGCTCTCTGATCGTAAGGCTTATAAACGACAGAAGCTTGCCACGATGGATGCTGCAGCGGATTTTCTAG ATGATGGCCATGAAGAGCTATTGGCTGCTGCAAGTGCTGTTACTAACACTG CTCAAGCCCTTTCGAGCTCATTCTGGAAGCAGATGGAGCCAATTTTTCGTTTTATATCTGAAATGGACACAGCCTTTCTGAGGCAACAG ATAAATCATGAGACAAATCTGGCAGCAGCAGCCTCTGTGACTTTTGATACTGATGCTTCCAGTTTAATTAGTGGTTTTGGGTTGAATGAAGTCGGGGGACAGACAAATGAAACACAGAGTTCCGATCTTACCTCAGAACATGTAGTCTCTGGAAAAAGTAAACCCAAGGGTATTTCCTTGTACCAGAGGCTGTTGGCTGCTATAGTACCTGAAGAGCTTTATTGCAATGGAAAGGAAGACCTTAACTCCAATGTTTATCGATCTGGATTTGAAATCGAGATGGATTCAGAATCTCATACTTCCTGTGGGCAGATGTTATATAGCAGTGAAACATCCCGATACTGTGCTTCTAATGGATACAGCATAAATGCTAATGGGTGTTCCGTTGATAATTTGGACTACATTAAGGCCGATAATGTTACATCCGCGTTCGAAATGGGGAATTTTTCAAGCTATGATCAGTCACAAAATGGTCTACTTTCAGAACAACAAACAATGCCTGGCTTTGTTTGTTCCGAGTATCAGTATAATGAGATGTCAATTAATGAGCGGCTTCTCATGGAGATTCGCTGTATCGGAATATATCCGGACCTGGAG TCTGATTTTGCTGAGACTGGAAATGAAGAGATCAGTGCAGAAATTAGTAAATTACATGAGAAACACCATGAAATG GTTTCTAAGAAGAAGAGGATGCTTGGGAAACTGCTGAATTCAGCTACACAGATGAGAGAGTTACAGGAGAA GGAGTTTGAACAGCGTGCTCTTGATGAACTGGTTGCAATGGCATACGAAAAATATATG AGTTGTTGGGGCCCAAATGCTCATGGGATGAAGAGTGCTAGCGGGAAAATGGCCAAGCAAGCTGCCTTAGCTTTTGTCAAGCGAACTTTGGATCGATGCCAAGAATTTGAGCAGACAAGAAAGAGCTGCTTCAGTGAGCCTTTGTATAATGATTTGTTTCTTTCTGGGATATCCCGCCTTAGTGATGGACAAACAGATTCGAACACTGATGGCGAAGCTGGAAAATCTTATATCAGCACATCTGGCTGTTCAGGAGAAGCTAGAGTTTCAG CTTTGGGCACACAGCAGAGCCCATCGCTAAACCAGGATATATCTTTTGAAGCCAATTTACCTTCTGAAGCCAGTAGGGTCAAGCGGAGGGAGTTGGAAGATGTTCTTGGTACTACCATTGGTGCTTCTTCAGGCATAGGTGGTTCACTTTTAAGCAGTGCAAAAGGGAAGAGAAGTGAGAGAGACCGAGAAGGAAAAGGAAATGGCCGAGAGGCATTATCCCGCAATGGAACAACCAAAATTGGTCGACCTGCCTCTTCCAATGTTAAAGGAGAAAGAAAGCCTAAGACAAAACCTAAGCAGAAAACTACTCAGTTATCCACCTCTGTCAATGGCCTTTTTGGCAAGATATCGGAGCAACCTAAATTGCTAGGATCTTCAATAGCAAGGTCAAGTGGTATAAGTGCCACTGGAAATGATAAGACTGGCTGTAACTTGGATGAACTAGAGGATCCCATTGACTTATCCGGCCTGCAACTCCCAGAAATGGATGTTTTAGGTGTCCCTGACGATCTTGGTGGTCAGGGACAGGACATAGGCTCATGGTTGAACATCGATGATGATGGATTACAAGATGATGACTTCATGGGCCTTGAGATTCCCATGGATGATCTGTCAGACTTGAATATGATGGTTTGA
- the LOC142167831 gene encoding uncharacterized protein LOC142167831 isoform X1, which translates to MELFVHKNVSILVQLLSAIGLRNCKVYLLFVTTGICYNADIANVKATLISAKYHGNGMLLFIFSLHLFTLMEDYLITQTRIQNTSADGAGKVLIEEFLISHCWKPEDHFRTDRHRFLSKGWNFPVITIQD; encoded by the exons ATGGAG TTGTTTGTGCACAAGAATGTTTCCATATTGGTTCAGCTGCTAAGTGCCATTGGATTGAGGAACTGCAAAGTATATCTTCTTTTTGTGACCACAGGAATCTGTTATAATGCAG ATATTGCCAACGTTAAAGCAACCTTAATCTCCGCAAAGTATCATGGCAATGGGATGCTGCTCTTCAT ATTTAGTCTGCATTTGTTCACTTTGATGGAAGACTACCTGATAACTCAAACCAGGATTCAGAATACATCAGCCGATGGAG CTGGCAAGGTTTTGATTGAGGAGTTTCTGATTTCTCATTGCTGGAAGCCTGAGGATCACTTTAGGACTGATCGTCACCGCTTTCTCTCAAAAGGCTGGAACTTTCCCGTAATAACAATTCAAGATTAG
- the LOC142167831 gene encoding uncharacterized protein LOC142167831 isoform X2 yields the protein MELFVHKNVSILVQLLSAIGLRNCKVYLLFVTTGICYNADIANVKATLISAKYHGNGMLLFILHLFTLMEDYLITQTRIQNTSADGAGKVLIEEFLISHCWKPEDHFRTDRHRFLSKGWNFPVITIQD from the exons ATGGAG TTGTTTGTGCACAAGAATGTTTCCATATTGGTTCAGCTGCTAAGTGCCATTGGATTGAGGAACTGCAAAGTATATCTTCTTTTTGTGACCACAGGAATCTGTTATAATGCAG ATATTGCCAACGTTAAAGCAACCTTAATCTCCGCAAAGTATCATGGCAATGGGATGCTGCTCTTCAT TCTGCATTTGTTCACTTTGATGGAAGACTACCTGATAACTCAAACCAGGATTCAGAATACATCAGCCGATGGAG CTGGCAAGGTTTTGATTGAGGAGTTTCTGATTTCTCATTGCTGGAAGCCTGAGGATCACTTTAGGACTGATCGTCACCGCTTTCTCTCAAAAGGCTGGAACTTTCCCGTAATAACAATTCAAGATTAG
- the LOC142167831 gene encoding uncharacterized protein LOC142167831 isoform X3 has product MQDIPPNSMRVLCMTGIFFFSDIANVKATLISAKYHGNGMLLFIFSLHLFTLMEDYLITQTRIQNTSADGAGKVLIEEFLISHCWKPEDHFRTDRHRFLSKGWNFPVITIQD; this is encoded by the exons ATGCAG GATATACCTCCCAATTCTATGCGTGTGTTGTGTATGACTGGCATATTCTTCTTCTCAGATATTGCCAACGTTAAAGCAACCTTAATCTCCGCAAAGTATCATGGCAATGGGATGCTGCTCTTCAT ATTTAGTCTGCATTTGTTCACTTTGATGGAAGACTACCTGATAACTCAAACCAGGATTCAGAATACATCAGCCGATGGAG CTGGCAAGGTTTTGATTGAGGAGTTTCTGATTTCTCATTGCTGGAAGCCTGAGGATCACTTTAGGACTGATCGTCACCGCTTTCTCTCAAAAGGCTGGAACTTTCCCGTAATAACAATTCAAGATTAG
- the LOC142167831 gene encoding uncharacterized protein LOC142167831 isoform X4: MQDIPPNSMRVLCMTGIFFFSDIANVKATLISAKYHGNGMLLFILHLFTLMEDYLITQTRIQNTSADGAGKVLIEEFLISHCWKPEDHFRTDRHRFLSKGWNFPVITIQD; this comes from the exons ATGCAG GATATACCTCCCAATTCTATGCGTGTGTTGTGTATGACTGGCATATTCTTCTTCTCAGATATTGCCAACGTTAAAGCAACCTTAATCTCCGCAAAGTATCATGGCAATGGGATGCTGCTCTTCAT TCTGCATTTGTTCACTTTGATGGAAGACTACCTGATAACTCAAACCAGGATTCAGAATACATCAGCCGATGGAG CTGGCAAGGTTTTGATTGAGGAGTTTCTGATTTCTCATTGCTGGAAGCCTGAGGATCACTTTAGGACTGATCGTCACCGCTTTCTCTCAAAAGGCTGGAACTTTCCCGTAATAACAATTCAAGATTAG